The following DNA comes from Methanosarcina vacuolata Z-761.
GGCCAAACAAAGGCCCCAAATCCAGAAAATCCGGAGCGCATAATTACTGAAAATGTGAAAAATAAAAGGCAGAAAAAGCTCAGAAGGAAGAAAGAGCTAGCTCAAAAAAGAGGTTTAAAATGTTAAAATGAATTGAAGCGAACCTCCAGCCCTAACATAAATTCCGGTGTACCTGAATAACTTACTTTTTGTTTGCCGGAATTAAACAAGCTTAAACGAAATATCATTAAATTTTTTTGTTTTGTATCTATTTTTAGTACTATTATAACTATTCAGCCCAGGAAAAACAACATCATTAACCTGATTTAACAGAATTCAAGGGGTAAATTTCAGAAAATATATTTTATTTGATTATTGGCTATTGATTGCGTTTTTTCAATCCTCAAGAGTTAGAATTCAGACATACCGATTTCATCAAAATCAATATCGATCAATAAATTCCGGAAGGCTGAATAGTAATCAATTTTATAAGGATTGATGGCCAGTGAAAACAGCGATTGTTTTAAAGCTTCAAGTTCCATTTTCTACCCCAAAATATGATGAGAGAAAATGGAACAATTATTATATTTTTCAGTGGTTGAAAATCCATTAAATTTGAAGAGAATGCCTGATTTGATAGTATGGTTTCTACTATTTTTGGCTTCATTTCCTTTCTTTGAGGGACTCAAGAGCTTTTTTGACTATAGTGCGGTAGTAACCGGTATCAGTCGAATAGTGTTCTTTTGCAAGTTTTGAGTTTTGATCCTCCTCTACCTCAATTGCCCTTATCCTTTCAAGAGTCTGTTTTGCAGTATCAAGCACCCAGAGATCCCGGGTAAGTTCATCTACCTGCTGGATAGATTCTGGACGGATAGAAGTAAGGACATTCCCATCATCTGTAGTATAGGTACTGGTTTTGCCCACAACTGCTACAAAAGCTGGCAGTTCACACTCGGCAAGAAATTGAGCTGCTTCGGGCTGATACTGTCCGGCATAGACCAGGAAAGAACCTGTCGGGTCCGAAACTCTTCCCCTCCAGTACTCAGAATCAGTGCCGATATCTTCTTTTTCGATAAGTGTGCCAACAAGGAAGATACGGTTTACTTTAGCTCCCGTGGGCGTCAGGACATACTGTGGAGCATACTGATCAGTTTCATCCCTTGAAGTCAGATTCGAATCCTTCAGTTCCTGGGCAAAAACCCTGCGGGCAGCTTCTCTGAAAAAACCTGGCATTTACTGCACCTCCATCCTGGCAAGTGTTTCATTAAGCGACAGCATTTCATCAAGCATCTCTCTATCCAGAGAAGTTTTTGGTGTAATGGAATCCACAAGGATATAACGATCAAGCTTGTGTCCGGTTACAGTATAGTACCTGCCTACCAGCTCATGTTTTAGATTATCCAGCACTACTCCGGGGTCGAGAGCGTCAGCGGCCATTGCAATTGCAGTATTAAGAGAAAGCCCTGCAAGCTCCTCGGTAAGTTCTCTGTTAATCAGGATGTCCTGAGTGGAAGTTCCGGAATCCAGAACCGCTTTTATCCTCAGGTCGTATTCACCTTTTACTTTTCCGTGCTCGGGACAGGCACCCTTAACCAGAGCCCTTTTACATTCGGGACAACGTTTTATGAGGCCTGAACCGGTCTGGATGTCCACCATTGCTCCGAAGTATGTGGAAGTTAAGGACCCGACTTTGATATCTTCATCAAGTTCTTCTATGGAACTTGACCGGTTAAGCTGAATCTGGATCTTACCTCCCCATTCGTTGACAACTACATTTTTCAATATGTAGCTTTTGCCCTCTTCCATGTCAGGAAGCTCGGAACTGGCCCAATTAGTAAATTTGATAACCCCTGTGGGGTCTCCTATAAGCCCTGCCTGTTCAATCGATTCATGAGAGTTTTCCCAAAGTTGAACCACTTTTCCTTTAACTGTAGCCCACTGGCCTCCGGCAAGGTCAGAGATGTTCCTGAGTTCAGACTCCCTTGCAGCCGGGATGAAGTCCCCGCCTCCAACTCCAATAGCCTCATCCAGTTTTTCGATAGAAGTATTCCTATTAAGCTGTACCTGGAACCTGCCATTGTACTCTCCTACGACAACGCTCCTGAATAAATAACTCTCACCCTGTTCAAGCCCAGGCAGTTCGGCATTTTTCCATTCGGTAAACTTTATAATTCCTGTTTCATCTCCCAGGAGCCCTACCTGAGAGATTGAGTCGTGAGTGTTTTCCCAGAGCTGGACAACTCTTGCCTTAATATTTGCCCATTGCCCATTTTCAGAAATATCTATTATCTTGGTAAGCTGCGGCTCAGCCTGCCTGGTATAAAATTCATTTTTAGGAATAGAGTATTTCTTCAAAAAGTAATTGGTCACACTACGCTGGGCTTCGTTTGAAGGAACTTTAAATTTAGTAATCAGTTCATCAAGTCTGCTTTCGATATCCTCTACAGGTACGTCGATGCCAAGCTTTAAAAATCGATCTCGAATAGATTCAGCTATCTGTTTCATTCTTCCTACCTCAAGCCTCTTGTTTATCTTTATTTATAGAGAGGCGTTTTAATCTACAACGCCACAGCATATAAAGTTAAGGAAAGCGGAGTGAAAGTATTTGCATCAAGGTCATAATTGGTATCTGGTGAAATTCTTCTTAAAGACTGATAAACCATGAAATTAACCCCTGCAACTCAATTCCATGCAGTGGAAATACTATTATTTTGAAACTGTTTTTAAATTCCCTATGCATAATACCTGCTTCCTGCTTGAGTTCAATTTTGAAATTACTTCAATGATTCATTCAAATTTTTTTAAGAGATTATGTGTGTACTATACTTAAACTTATTTACCCAGAGATTTTGCAGCATTATTACAAAGAGCCTACTAGTCTTTTATTAAGAATTAAAAACATGCCAATTTTTGTAAATTTCTATTTCAGTAGGCCCTCTTCGGACGCTTATAAGCTTTTACAAGTTATTTTCTGTTTTTGGAGCTGAGTCCCGTAAAGGTCAGCTCCATTAATATAATCCCCGTTAATATATTTCATTTAATCATAATGCTTCCAGAGTAGATTAAGGATTTGCTTCGGACATCCACTATTTTTATAAATATGCGGTCCCCCTGACTAAAGGTAAACTTGTTGCGAGTCTCTTCATCATCATATTTAAGATCAAAAGTGACTGAATCCCCTACTTTGAAGGCCCCAATCTCCGTGAAATTGAGGTTGCGTTGTTCGTCTCCTTTCTGAATAATAACTTTTGTCTCATTATTAAATTTAAAATTAATTGTATCTCCCCCAAGGTGCTCGATTACGAACTTGAGGGCAGTTCCACCTTGGGTTTCGTTTGAGTTTTCATCTTGGCTTTCATTTTGGCCTTCATTTTGGCCTTCATCCGGGGGTTCACTAAAGTCCGCTTTATGGGATTCAATTGCAGACTTTGAGGCATCTTCTCCGTTTACTGAAACCAAAATGACAAGATCCTGAAAATCAGCACCGGAGCTGTCCAAGTCTGTATTGCCCAGCTCAAAAATATATATAGCCTCATTTTCCTTGAGCTTGATACTACCGTTTTCAATGTACCCTTTTACAAAATCTTCAATCGAGTCCTGACCTTGAAATCCGGGGATATCAGGAACAGGGTCTCCGTTCTTAAGGACCTTCACATTTAATGGCAGAGTCGAAGTATTAACTGTAAGGATTTGTTTTGGTTTATATTCCCAGAAATATTCCCAGAAATATTCCCAGGAGCAAGCTTCGACCATTACAGGCGTATCCGCATTATAGGAAATTGGAGACTCCCAGAAGCGAGGATTTTTTCCATCGTTGATATTCCCTTCCGATACATTCGTGTAATCTCCCCAGGGATCATAAGTATAGTTCCCTAACTTAAGGCGGCAAGTAACCGGAGACTGGCCCCAGTTCCTGCTAAAAGCACAACCAAGCACAGTTGCATTGACTGTGAAGTTTTCCTTCGGTACTACCGTATTGTTGTTTATCACACTGAAATTCACGGTAAAACTCGCTTGAATACTGTGACTTGAAGATACATTATTGAAGGTATAGGTGGAAACCGGTCCAGCGGAATTTCCGTCCACCAGCACATCAAGAACTTTATGGTTTTCGTCATGTATCATACTGAAGATCTTATTGCCGCCAGCAGTCACAGAGATACTTCCCTCAGGAGAAATATTACCTCCAGACCCCGAAGAAGCCTCAATTAAATAGCCGGCTGGAGTCGTTTCATCCTGCGTTGGTGTCTCTGCGTTCTGCGTTGACGTCGTCTCATTTTGCGTAAAATTATGAGCTTCGATCAAGAGATTTGCCCTGGGTGCACTTTCCGGGATATTGGGATACACCAGTAATGCAGCAAGTAGGATGGTCACCACAACCATTAATATTTGCCCGTATACTTCTGAGACTGCCTGGCATTTCTCGCCAGGAGTCCTTGACTTTTTACCCTCCACGATAAAAATCACCTTAAAAAGATTTATTTCCTGACTATTTAGACTGCCACTCTTTGATATTAATTTAACTGTTTGAGAAAACTATTAATTTTAGGTGTTATAATGATCGATTACTCAAGGCTAAAAAGAGAAATTTTATTTATTTTGGGTTATAGAAGTCTTTTTAGTCAGCCGGTATGTTAACATTCAGGAACATGGGACTTATGACCGATCACGCTTTAGAGAAAGAGTATGAACGCAGGTTTTCAGGGTTAATCGAAAAAGTGACCCTCAAAACTGATTTTCCAGAAACTGAATAACTAGTTAATATTTTTTACTTTCTGACTTTATATAAATTCTAAAGTATTCCGAAGGAATTTAAGGATTGGAGTAATATTTTCAGCATGTTGTCACAACTATATATCAAATGTGTGGCAGTTAATGAAACGTTCAATAGAAAAAGTTCCTTAAGAATTGTCCGGGTTTTCAAAGGTTAGGAAGCATAAAACATAAAAAGTAGGAAAGACATACAGGATTTTATGAAATAAATAAGTTTCGAGACTGTTAAAAAGATAAAATTGCCTGTAAAAGCTAGAAAATGGGATGGAATTCTTATTAGAATTACTGGATTCATGTTATGGAGTTGTTTATCTTGTAGGAAGAACTTATTTCTCAATTACGTAGGATTACTTTTTTATTGTTAGCTGTACCTTATTCAGATATAAAACTCTAAATATATTTACAGATAGTTTATTCGTATAAAACTTTTGAAGGTAACGTATAAATTCTAAAAAAGGTTCTTAAAATTATGAAAGCTATTATCCTTGCAGCAGGAGAAGGGCTGCGCTGCAGGCCTCTTACTCTAACTCGTTCAAAAGTAATGCTTCCTATAGCCAACAGACCTATTTTAGAGCATGTAATAGGTTCGCTTGAAAAAAATGGAATAACTGACATTATATTGATTGTTGGATATAAAAAAGAACGCATAATGGACTATTTCGAAGACGGGCTAAACTTCGGAGTGAAAATAAAGTACGTTGAACAGAAAGCTCAGCTTGGGACTGCACATGCAATTGAGCAGGCAAAAAAATGGATTGACCCCGAGGACTCTGTATTTCTCGTGCTCAATGGAGACAACCTGGTGGAACCGAAAACTATAGCGGATCTTCTAAATAATTATGAAGGGGATGCAAGCCTTCTAACTGTTCAGATGGAAGAGACTGCAGGCTATGGTGTGGTTCTGAAAGAAAAAAAGAGAGTCACAAGAATTCTGGAAAAAAGGCCTGGAGACCTGAGCCGTATTGTAAATACAGGAATTTATATTTTTACGCCGAAGGTCTTTGAAACCATCGAAAAAACCCCGATATCCGAAAACGGGGAGTATGCAATAACCGATACCCTTCAGCTTATGATTGACGAAGGAAAAATCATTACTTCCGTCCCTACCGAATCAAAATGGCTTGATGCTGTCCATGCTTGGGACTTATTAAAAGCTAATGCCATCGTCTTAAATTCAGCCAGGGAACCGAAGCTTGAAGGGGAAATTGAAGAGGGAGTTTTCCTCAGTGGAAAGGTGGCAGTAGGAAAGAATACCAGGATTCGCTCAGGAACTTACATTGTAGGCCCTGCAGTCATAGGGGAAAATTGTGATATAGGTCCCAATGTAGTTATTCTTCCCTCCACAACAATAGGAGACAATGTATCGATCAGGTCATTTACCGAAATACAGAACAGCATAATAATGAATGACTGCAGGATATACTCTCATGGGCAGATCTCTAATTCCATAATAGGAAGCAACAATACAATTGGCTCAGGTTTCTTTGTTGAAGAAAAAGAAGGTCTATCGATCATTATGAACGGAAATATTCATCGAGCTCCCAAACTCGGCACCATCTTCGGAGACGACAACCGGATTGGGAATAGCGTACTTGTAAAGGCCGGAGTAACAATAGCTGTTGACTGCCAGGTGGAATCTGGAAACACCATATACAGGGATCTGTCCCGTCATTCGGTTGTTCTTTAACCCTATAAAGGTGGAAAAATGTGTGGAATTGTAGGATATGCAGGGGAAAACTCTGCTGCATCTGTCATCATAGAATCTCTCAAAAAACTTGAGTATCGTGGATATGATTCTGCTGGGATTTCAATTCTGGGCAGCGGAATCGATACTTACAAGTCAGTGGGCAAAATCGTAAACCTTGAAGCCACAATCCCAGAAGGAATAAGTGGCAACATCGGAATAGGGCACACCCGCTGGGCAACCCACGGAAGACCCAGCACAATAAACGCTCATCCGCATACCTCTGGAAACCCATGTAAGATCTCAGTTGTGCATAACGGAATAATAGAGAACTACATGGCATTGAAAGAACAGCTTACTGCAGAAGGATATGAATTCAAATCGGAAACTGATACCGAAGTGATCGCACACCTCCTGCATAAGCACATATACGGTAAGCCAGATGGAAGAGAAGCAAAATGCGAACTTCTTACAGGACTGCGGGAAGCGCTAAAAGAGATCGAAGGTTCTTATGCTCTTGCAGTTCTCTGTGCTGACGAACAGGGAAAACTTGTGCTTGCCCGGAAAGACAGCCCACTTGTTATAGGACTCGGCAAGGGAGAGAACTTTGCCGCATCGGACGTAACTGCTTTTTTGAATTATACAAGGGATGTAATTTTTGTAAATGACTTTGAAACCGCAGTTCTAACTCCTAACAGCGTAGAGATCTTTGACAGAGACGGAAAAGTCCGCGAAAAGAAGATAGAAAAGATCGAGTGGGACTTTGAAGCTGCCGAAAAAGCCGGTTACGAACACTTTATGCTCAAGGAAATTCACGAGCAGGTGAGTGCGATTCACAATACACTTGCAGGCAAGGTCTCGGAACTTGAAGGAAAGATAGATCTCAAAGAACTTAATATGACCGATGAAGAGATAAGGAAACTTTCAAGGGTCCAGATTCTGGCATGTGGGACTTCCTGGCACGCAGGGCTGCTTGGGAAATACCTTTTTGAGCAGCTTGCAGGAATTCATTGCGATATAGACATCTGCTCGGAGTACAGGTACAGAAGCCCGGTTATAAGTGATGGAACCCTTGCCATTGCAATCACCCAATCCGGGGAGACTGCAGATACCCTCGCAGCTGTTAGGGAAATAATGTCTTACAACTGCCCTACACTTGCTATTACAAACGTTGTAGGAAGCACTATTACAAGAGAAGCTAACAGTGTGCTCTATACCAGAGCAGGACCTGAGATTGGAGTTGCCGCGACCAAAACCTTCAGTACCCAGCTTACACTTCTTTATCTGCTTGCTGTCAAGTTCGCCCTCTCAAGAGGTAAGCTAAGTCCTGATTATGTTAAAGGATTCATTACGGGTCTAAGAAAAATACCAGGTCAGATTCAGCAGATTCTCAACCAGAAAGAAGCAGTAAAGGAATGTGCAGAGAATTTTGCTCATTCAGATAACTACTTCTTCCTCGGCAGGAACCTTAACTATCCGATTGCCCTAGAAGGAGCTCTCAAATTAAAAGAAATTTCATATCTGCATGCTGAGGGTTTTGCCGCAGGCGAACTTAAACATGGACCGATTGCGCTGCTTGAGAAAGGGACGCCTGTAGTTACTATTGCAACAAAAGGGCAGACTTACGATAAGGTGCTGAGCAATATAAAGGAAGTAAAAGCCAGGGATGCGACGGTTATCGCAGTGGCCGATAATAAAGACACCGAGATCGGAAAATATGCGGATGTTGTTCTTACAATACCTCCGAGTAGCGAATTGCTTTCTCCGTTGCTCAGCGTTGTAGTCCTCCAGCTGCTTGCTTATTATACTGCTCTTGCTCGTGGGTGCTCGATTGACAAACCACGCAATCTTGCAAAAAGTGTCACAGTTGAATAATTAAATGCCCGAAAATTTAAAAATTAAAAAACAAGATAATTTAGAGAAAAAAACTTTAGAAAATTTCGGAATGGGATATATGAAACTCTTCGGATCTTCAGGAATAAGAGGGATAGCAAACAAAGAAATTACGCCCGAACTTGCACTTAATGTAGGGCTTGTACTTGGAAGCCGAAAAAAAACTGCAGTTATCGGGAGGGACCCCAGAGTTTCGGCCCCTATGATCGAGCATGCCCTGATTGCGGGAATGACTGCAACAGGGTGTGCTGTCACAGAAATAGGCCTTGTATCTACCCCAACCCTGGCATATGCATCCAGAGAATACGAATGTGGTGTAATGGTTACAGCCTCCCACAACCCCTCAGAGTATGTAGGGATCAAGCTCTGGAACCCTGATGGCATGGCCTTTGACTCGGCGCAGCAGGAAGAGATCGAAAAAGCGATTGAAGATGCGGACTTTTCCCTGGTTCCCTGGAACCTGATAGGCAAGTTCGAAGAAGACGGAAATGCTATCCGGGCCCATATGAATATGATCAAAAAGCTTGTAGGAAGTTCCAGCCTGAAAGTTGTACTGGACTGCGGATGCGGAGCGGGAGGAACAATTACACCCTATCTCCTCCAGGAGCTTGGTTGTGGGGTAATAACCCTGAACGCCCAGCCTGACGGCCACTTCCCTGCGAGAAACCCTGAGCCAAACGACGAAAACCTTTCCATGCTCAAAAAAGCCGTTGTGGATTTCGGAGCCGATCTTGGAATTGCACATGACGGTGATGCGGACAGGATGATGGCAGTGGACGAGAAAGGCAATTTTGTTTCAGGAGATGAAATGCTTGCAATTTTTGGGCTGTATGAGTGCAGCGGTAAGAAAGGAACAGTCGTCGTGCCTGTGGACACATCAATGATGGTTGGGGATTCTCTTAAGGGTTCGGAGATTGTGAGGACAAGAGTCGGGGACGTTTACGTCGCAGAGGGCATAAAAAAGTGTGGTGCTATCTATGGAGGCGAGCCATCAGGAAGCTGGATTTTCCCGAAGATTTCCTACTGTCCGGATGGGATTTATGCAGCCGCAAAACTTGTTGAGATTGTCAAGGAAAAGAAGTTAAGCAAGCTTCGAGAAGAGCTTCCCAGGTACGCCACAAAAAGAGGAGCCCTTCCCTGTGCAAATGACAAAAAAGCAGAGTTTATGGAAAAAGTTAAGGCTAAACTCGAGCCCATGGGAAAAGTCCTTGATATCGACGGTATTCGCGTGGAAATGGACAATGGCTGGGTACTTATCCGCCCCTCGGGAACAGAAGCAAAAGTTAGAATCACAGCTGAAGCCCGGGAAAATGTTGATGAGATTTTCGAGATGGCTGAAAAGCTAGCAAAGGAGGCACTTAAATGAAAGCGGTTGTCCTTGTGGCAGGCAAAGGCACAAGGATGGAACCTCTAACTTCCGGCTGTCCTAAAGTTATGCTCCAGGTTGCAAATAAGCCAATCCTCGAACATATACTCAATTCAGCCATAGAAGCAGGCATTGAAGGCTTTGTCTTCATTACTGGTTATCTCGAAGAGCAGATCAAAGAGTATTTCGGGGACGGAAGCAAATGGGGAGTAAGCATAGAGTATGTACAGCAGAAGGAGCAGTTAGGGACTGCAAATGCAATAGGCTGTGCAAAAGGCTATGTTGATGGAGCTTTCCTTGTACTTAACGGAGACATGCTCATAGGAAAGGAGGACTTAAAAGCCCTGGTCTCAAGGACAGAGGAAGCTGTCATCTGCGTAAAAGAAGTGGAGAACCCGTCGGATTTTGGAGTGCTTGAAACTGAGAATAATAGAGTTGTCAGGATAATAGAAAAACCTAAAAATCCTCCTACTAACCTTGCAAATGCCGGAATATATCTCTTCAGGGAATCTGTTTTTGACTTTATTGACAGAACCCAGGCTTCAGTGAGAAATGAATTTGAGATTACGGACTCCATCCAGATGTTGATCGATAGTGGAGCAGCCGTGGGTTACAGCCCTCTCGGAGACAGATGGATAGATATAGGGTATCCCTGGGACCTCCTGAAAGCAAATGAGTACCTCCTGAAAGACCTTAAGAGCAGCTTTGAAGGTACCGTGGAACCGAATGCTACGATAAAGGGAGAGGTTGTAATCGGAAAAGGCACTCTTATCAGGAACGGTTCTTATATCGAAGGCCCGGTGATAATAGGAGAGAACTGCGATATCGGCCCTAATTGTTTTATCCGTCCTTCTACTGCAATCGGGAACCATGTCAGGGTGGGAAATGCTGTAGAGATAAAAAATACGATTATCATGAAAGATACTCATGTGGGACACCTGAGTTATGTTGGAGACAGCATTATCGGGCACCGCTGCAACTTTGGAGCTGGTACGAAGGTTGCAAACCTCCGCCATGATGGAAAAAACATAAAATTAATGGTAAAAAGCAGGATTCTTGACTCGGGCAGGAGAAAACTCGGAGTGATTATGGGAGATGACGTGCATACCGGTATCAATACAAGTATAAATATCGGCACGATAATGGAAAAAGGAAGATATACATATCCTGGAGAGATTGTCAAACATTAACCTTTGATACTAAGGAATGATAAAAATATAACTTCAAATTCTCGGCTCTTCGTCATTCCCTGTGGATAAGATGATTTTCAATTCGAAACCGAACTGGTTTTTATGAAGACATTATGAGTATAGCCACACAAAACAACGAAGAGCCAAATTTTCATTTTGGGAATTGATCTATAGAGGCTGTCTTAAAATTCAAATCATTTACATTCGTCATCAGTTAAGATACGCTCTGTTAAAAACGTGTTACTATTATCCTGTTTTTCTGTAAACCTGTAACGTAAATCAAGATGCGTAGATAAATGTAGTAGTATATCGATTCTCAAATATATACATAATAAGAAAATAAATACAGCTTATGACGCAAATATTATTTTAAAGTCACATGGAATTTTGTAACACGGAAAACGCAGCCTGTCGCATAGTGATTCTATCTGGATATTACAACTACGGAAAGCACGGAAAGCACGGAAGAAACACGCCTTTACTACTGATTTGCGTGTCTTCCGTGCTTTCAGTGGTTTTTAAAAAATTCATTTTTGACATACTTTGGAATCGATGCAGTAGTCATGTTATGGTTAACTGATCCCTTAACCGAAGACGCATGAAATCATTTTACAATTGGATGATAGGCAACGTTCCGTTTAAATTCATATTACGCACTCGATGTATAAAATCAAATACAATAAACATCATGGTTTAAATTTTCGTTTTGGACATTAGCAGTTTGACACTCCGTTTATCAATTCAAATGCATAAGTCCTATCCCAATTATAGAACCAAATTTAATTTTACGACGCTCTCTCTGAGAATAGACAAAACTTTCCAGCTTTATTCTAACAGATTTTTTAAATTTATCTTTAAAAAATCTTTCCCGGCCTGTCTTCGTTTATGGCTCTGACCCTTCTGAGCAATACAGGATGGGTTGAAAACAGATTGGTAGTCCAGACCCAGAAACCTTCAGGACTTATTGTGGCTTCAAGGTATTCCTCATAATCAACAACTTTGTAGAGGTGTTCGCCTGCTGAAAGAACTATGAGTCCTTTTTCGCCTGAAGGGACAAGCCGAATTGCAATTCTGTCCGAGGTATATTCCCTTGCCCGGCTCAGGGCAGTCCATAAAAAGTCCTTGAGGACAGGCACAAAAGCAATTGGAAAGATAGAAAGATTGTAGAGCAGGGTCACATGGCCTGCCTTTATGTGGGCCAGCTCATGAGCAACGATAAACTCAAGTGAATCAAAATCTCCTTCTCTATATGCGACCTCAACTATATCCGCGTAAAAAACCACATAATTTTTTCGGAAGTACAGCCGGGTAGCAAACGCATTTAACAGTCCGCCTTCCTGGATTAAAAAAGCATCCGGAACTTCTTTAAAGTTCAGTTCATGAGAAAGGCGTTTTATGATTTCATAGAGTTCAGGAAACTGCTTTTCTGAAAGCTTGATCGCATTTGACA
Coding sequences within:
- a CDS encoding RPA family protein, with the translated sequence MPGFFREAARRVFAQELKDSNLTSRDETDQYAPQYVLTPTGAKVNRIFLVGTLIEKEDIGTDSEYWRGRVSDPTGSFLVYAGQYQPEAAQFLAECELPAFVAVVGKTSTYTTDDGNVLTSIRPESIQQVDELTRDLWVLDTAKQTLERIRAIEVEEDQNSKLAKEHYSTDTGYYRTIVKKALESLKERK
- a CDS encoding replication protein A → MKQIAESIRDRFLKLGIDVPVEDIESRLDELITKFKVPSNEAQRSVTNYFLKKYSIPKNEFYTRQAEPQLTKIIDISENGQWANIKARVVQLWENTHDSISQVGLLGDETGIIKFTEWKNAELPGLEQGESYLFRSVVVGEYNGRFQVQLNRNTSIEKLDEAIGVGGGDFIPAARESELRNISDLAGGQWATVKGKVVQLWENSHESIEQAGLIGDPTGVIKFTNWASSELPDMEEGKSYILKNVVVNEWGGKIQIQLNRSSSIEELDEDIKVGSLTSTYFGAMVDIQTGSGLIKRCPECKRALVKGACPEHGKVKGEYDLRIKAVLDSGTSTQDILINRELTEELAGLSLNTAIAMAADALDPGVVLDNLKHELVGRYYTVTGHKLDRYILVDSITPKTSLDREMLDEMLSLNETLARMEVQ
- a CDS encoding type IV pilin, translating into MEGKKSRTPGEKCQAVSEVYGQILMVVVTILLAALLVYPNIPESAPRANLLIEAHNFTQNETTSTQNAETPTQDETTPAGYLIEASSGSGGNISPEGSISVTAGGNKIFSMIHDENHKVLDVLVDGNSAGPVSTYTFNNVSSSHSIQASFTVNFSVINNNTVVPKENFTVNATVLGCAFSRNWGQSPVTCRLKLGNYTYDPWGDYTNVSEGNINDGKNPRFWESPISYNADTPVMVEACSWEYFWEYFWEYKPKQILTVNTSTLPLNVKVLKNGDPVPDIPGFQGQDSIEDFVKGYIENGSIKLKENEAIYIFELGNTDLDSSGADFQDLVILVSVNGEDASKSAIESHKADFSEPPDEGQNEGQNESQDENSNETQGGTALKFVIEHLGGDTINFKFNNETKVIIQKGDEQRNLNFTEIGAFKVGDSVTFDLKYDDEETRNKFTFSQGDRIFIKIVDVRSKSLIYSGSIMIK
- the glmU gene encoding bifunctional sugar-1-phosphate nucleotidylyltransferase/acetyltransferase encodes the protein MKAIILAAGEGLRCRPLTLTRSKVMLPIANRPILEHVIGSLEKNGITDIILIVGYKKERIMDYFEDGLNFGVKIKYVEQKAQLGTAHAIEQAKKWIDPEDSVFLVLNGDNLVEPKTIADLLNNYEGDASLLTVQMEETAGYGVVLKEKKRVTRILEKRPGDLSRIVNTGIYIFTPKVFETIEKTPISENGEYAITDTLQLMIDEGKIITSVPTESKWLDAVHAWDLLKANAIVLNSAREPKLEGEIEEGVFLSGKVAVGKNTRIRSGTYIVGPAVIGENCDIGPNVVILPSTTIGDNVSIRSFTEIQNSIIMNDCRIYSHGQISNSIIGSNNTIGSGFFVEEKEGLSIIMNGNIHRAPKLGTIFGDDNRIGNSVLVKAGVTIAVDCQVESGNTIYRDLSRHSVVL
- the glmS gene encoding glutamine--fructose-6-phosphate transaminase (isomerizing), producing MCGIVGYAGENSAASVIIESLKKLEYRGYDSAGISILGSGIDTYKSVGKIVNLEATIPEGISGNIGIGHTRWATHGRPSTINAHPHTSGNPCKISVVHNGIIENYMALKEQLTAEGYEFKSETDTEVIAHLLHKHIYGKPDGREAKCELLTGLREALKEIEGSYALAVLCADEQGKLVLARKDSPLVIGLGKGENFAASDVTAFLNYTRDVIFVNDFETAVLTPNSVEIFDRDGKVREKKIEKIEWDFEAAEKAGYEHFMLKEIHEQVSAIHNTLAGKVSELEGKIDLKELNMTDEEIRKLSRVQILACGTSWHAGLLGKYLFEQLAGIHCDIDICSEYRYRSPVISDGTLAIAITQSGETADTLAAVREIMSYNCPTLAITNVVGSTITREANSVLYTRAGPEIGVAATKTFSTQLTLLYLLAVKFALSRGKLSPDYVKGFITGLRKIPGQIQQILNQKEAVKECAENFAHSDNYFFLGRNLNYPIALEGALKLKEISYLHAEGFAAGELKHGPIALLEKGTPVVTIATKGQTYDKVLSNIKEVKARDATVIAVADNKDTEIGKYADVVLTIPPSSELLSPLLSVVVLQLLAYYTALARGCSIDKPRNLAKSVTVE
- the glmM gene encoding phosphoglucosamine mutase; protein product: MKLFGSSGIRGIANKEITPELALNVGLVLGSRKKTAVIGRDPRVSAPMIEHALIAGMTATGCAVTEIGLVSTPTLAYASREYECGVMVTASHNPSEYVGIKLWNPDGMAFDSAQQEEIEKAIEDADFSLVPWNLIGKFEEDGNAIRAHMNMIKKLVGSSSLKVVLDCGCGAGGTITPYLLQELGCGVITLNAQPDGHFPARNPEPNDENLSMLKKAVVDFGADLGIAHDGDADRMMAVDEKGNFVSGDEMLAIFGLYECSGKKGTVVVPVDTSMMVGDSLKGSEIVRTRVGDVYVAEGIKKCGAIYGGEPSGSWIFPKISYCPDGIYAAAKLVEIVKEKKLSKLREELPRYATKRGALPCANDKKAEFMEKVKAKLEPMGKVLDIDGIRVEMDNGWVLIRPSGTEAKVRITAEARENVDEIFEMAEKLAKEALK
- the glmU gene encoding bifunctional sugar-1-phosphate nucleotidylyltransferase/acetyltransferase, whose amino-acid sequence is MKAVVLVAGKGTRMEPLTSGCPKVMLQVANKPILEHILNSAIEAGIEGFVFITGYLEEQIKEYFGDGSKWGVSIEYVQQKEQLGTANAIGCAKGYVDGAFLVLNGDMLIGKEDLKALVSRTEEAVICVKEVENPSDFGVLETENNRVVRIIEKPKNPPTNLANAGIYLFRESVFDFIDRTQASVRNEFEITDSIQMLIDSGAAVGYSPLGDRWIDIGYPWDLLKANEYLLKDLKSSFEGTVEPNATIKGEVVIGKGTLIRNGSYIEGPVIIGENCDIGPNCFIRPSTAIGNHVRVGNAVEIKNTIIMKDTHVGHLSYVGDSIIGHRCNFGAGTKVANLRHDGKNIKLMVKSRILDSGRRKLGVIMGDDVHTGINTSINIGTIMEKGRYTYPGEIVKH